One region of uncultured Sulfurimonas sp. genomic DNA includes:
- a CDS encoding c-type cytochrome — MKQKNIAIFLFSTIVTLNLSASTSVTDKYTMEQIYNNMCIECHGSNGSGNTEKLTPSMKGLSQQEIEDSLLDVEDDNDHVIMEHNRGEILKKGMQYSAKDMASYMFKRFNK, encoded by the coding sequence ATGAAACAAAAAAATATAGCTATTTTTTTATTCTCAACAATTGTGACACTTAATCTAAGTGCTAGCACAAGTGTTACTGATAAATATACTATGGAACAAATATATAACAATATGTGTATAGAGTGCCATGGTTCAAATGGTTCAGGTAATACTGAAAAATTAACACCAAGTATGAAAGGTCTATCTCAACAAGAGATTGAAGACTCTTTACTTGATGTTGAAGATGATAACGATCATGTTATCATGGAGCATAATAGAGGAGAAATATTGAAAAAGGGTATGCAATACTCTGCAAAAGATATGGCTTCATATATGTTTAAAAGATTTAATAAATAA
- a CDS encoding cytochrome C, with translation MNKIVKIALAAMLMLGMGAVTLNADVAKGQKLYLKKLKGACGMNGAKMASQHSQDEWESFKESGKLADELKKICPKAKDSALKDKYLEHYFDFFFEYANDSGNVPSC, from the coding sequence ATGAATAAAATCGTAAAAATCGCACTTGCAGCTATGTTAATGTTAGGCATGGGTGCTGTTACACTAAATGCAGACGTTGCAAAAGGTCAAAAACTTTACCTTAAAAAGCTTAAAGGTGCGTGTGGAATGAATGGTGCTAAAATGGCTTCTCAACACTCTCAAGATGAGTGGGAATCTTTCAAAGAAAGTGGTAAACTTGCAGACGAATTAAAGAAAATTTGTCCTAAAGCTAAAGATAGTGCTTTAAAAGACAAATATCTTGAGCACTACTTCGATTTCTTTTTTGAGTATGCTAACGACAGTGGTAACGTTCCATCTTGTTAA